A single genomic interval of Streptomyces sp. 1222.5 harbors:
- a CDS encoding ABC transporter ATP-binding protein, with translation MSARTVEPAESRAGAQPDFLKVSGLHAGYGQARVLQGLDFSVARGEVCAILGPNGAGKTTMLRALCGMVRGRGSVSLNGTELLGRSPEQAARLGVAHVPEGRGTFNDLTVEENLRIGAHLRTGSRWRGRAERAAVAADLDRIYGHFPRLRQRSRQAAGSLSGGEQQMLAVGRALMLRPVLLILDEPSLGLAPLVTRELFEIVRAVNEEERTTVVVVEQNAQLALDIAHQAHVLEAGRLVLSGPAARIREDGQVAEVYLGVSVRARKAG, from the coding sequence ATGAGCGCGCGGACCGTCGAACCCGCCGAGTCCCGGGCGGGCGCGCAGCCGGACTTCCTGAAGGTCAGCGGTCTGCACGCCGGATACGGCCAGGCCCGCGTGTTGCAGGGCCTGGACTTCTCCGTCGCCCGTGGCGAGGTGTGCGCGATCCTCGGACCGAACGGCGCGGGCAAGACCACGATGCTGCGGGCGCTGTGCGGAATGGTCCGCGGCCGCGGTTCGGTCTCCCTGAACGGCACCGAGCTGCTGGGCCGCTCGCCCGAGCAGGCCGCCAGGCTCGGCGTGGCGCATGTCCCCGAGGGCCGGGGCACCTTCAACGACCTGACCGTCGAGGAGAACCTGCGCATCGGCGCCCACCTGCGCACCGGTTCCCGGTGGCGAGGCCGCGCCGAACGCGCGGCCGTGGCGGCCGACCTGGATCGGATCTACGGCCACTTCCCCAGACTGCGCCAGCGGTCGCGGCAGGCGGCCGGCAGCCTCAGCGGCGGGGAGCAGCAGATGCTCGCCGTCGGCCGGGCGCTGATGCTGCGACCCGTGCTGCTGATCCTCGACGAGCCGTCCCTCGGGCTCGCGCCGCTGGTCACCCGGGAGCTGTTCGAGATCGTCCGTGCCGTCAACGAGGAGGAACGCACCACCGTGGTCGTCGTCGAGCAGAACGCCCAGCTCGCGCTGGACATCGCGCACCAGGCGCACGTACTGGAGGCCGGCCGCCTGGTGCTGTCCGGACCGGCCGCACGGATCCGCGAGGACGGGCAGGTCGCCGAGGTGTACCTCGGTGTCTCCGTCCGTGCGCGGAAGGCGGGGTGA
- a CDS encoding ABC transporter ATP-binding protein yields the protein MLAVDGITVRFGGITALDGVGFTVEPGTAVGLIGPNGAGKTTLFNCLTRRCTPVGGEARFEDEDLLAFAPYAVARRGIARTFQNLGLFPRLTVRENVMVGAHSRGRTGHLAAALRLPRVRREERELRDQADDLLHRLGLADIAEHPASGLPFGTLKRVELARALAVRPRLLLLDEPVNGLSHGEVGQFADLVRSVRREFDLTLVVVEHHMGFVMDLCDKVVCLDFGRKIAEGPPEAIQRDPAVVEAYLGVAA from the coding sequence ATGCTCGCTGTCGACGGTATCACCGTGCGCTTCGGCGGGATCACGGCACTGGACGGTGTCGGGTTCACCGTCGAGCCGGGCACCGCCGTGGGGCTCATCGGGCCGAACGGAGCCGGCAAGACCACGTTGTTCAACTGCCTCACCAGGCGCTGCACTCCCGTCGGCGGCGAGGCGCGATTCGAGGACGAGGACCTGCTGGCCTTCGCTCCGTACGCCGTGGCCCGGCGTGGCATCGCCCGCACCTTTCAGAACCTGGGTCTGTTCCCGCGGCTCACGGTCCGGGAGAACGTCATGGTCGGCGCCCACAGCCGGGGGCGCACCGGACACCTCGCCGCGGCGCTCCGGCTGCCCCGCGTACGGCGGGAGGAGAGGGAACTGCGTGACCAGGCAGACGACTTGCTGCATCGGCTCGGTCTGGCGGACATCGCGGAGCATCCGGCCTCGGGACTGCCGTTCGGCACACTCAAGCGGGTCGAACTCGCGCGGGCGCTCGCCGTACGGCCCCGGCTGCTGTTGCTCGACGAACCCGTCAACGGCCTCAGCCACGGTGAGGTCGGACAATTCGCGGATCTGGTCCGGTCGGTGCGCCGGGAGTTCGACCTCACGCTCGTGGTGGTCGAACACCACATGGGGTTCGTGATGGACCTGTGCGACAAGGTGGTCTGCCTCGATTTCGGCCGCAAGATCGCCGAAGGGCCGCCGGAGGCGATCCAGCGCGACCCGGCGGTCGTCGAGGCGTACCTGGGGGTCGCCGCATGA
- a CDS encoding CdaR family transcriptional regulator — MPRGPALGPPELSEPLLRERWRILHAVHDRVEEVAEAAVEVMRAEIPSYALQDERFFDDVREQVLEHYRMQLAALAGDRDIAAEDLVFSRAAAMRRARAGFALEDWISAFRVGRQVMWDALLDCAGTSAEAQQAALSLVTPLMRYVDYASTHAAQAYVEYQQHVVADADRERRDLLDQLLAGVAPTRGPLLAAAQAYGLGPRSPMMAVVAVCVGDTRTGDHASAENGYATSASISVAGPWAGRTLVVVRHGEVVAVPVLRAGMDADDICAHFEAVQQRLARQGTMLCMGISTVARGAAELPRAYEEARAALDLVPSAGGVAALPRLSPFDYLALRADDLARQLVDPRVRALLEEDRERGDTLATTIRAFAEADLNLRLAAGRLRVHHNTAHYRLRRIEERTGRNPRRIADLLELLVALAIRDGDGESEECQ; from the coding sequence ATGCCTCGTGGTCCCGCCCTGGGCCCCCCTGAACTCTCCGAGCCGCTCCTGCGGGAGCGGTGGCGGATCCTGCACGCCGTCCACGACCGGGTCGAGGAGGTGGCGGAGGCCGCCGTCGAGGTGATGCGCGCGGAGATCCCGTCGTACGCGTTGCAGGACGAACGGTTCTTCGACGACGTCCGCGAGCAGGTGCTGGAGCACTACCGGATGCAGTTGGCGGCGCTCGCCGGTGACCGCGACATCGCTGCCGAGGACCTGGTCTTCAGCCGCGCGGCAGCCATGCGCCGGGCCCGCGCGGGGTTCGCCCTGGAGGACTGGATCAGCGCCTTCCGCGTCGGCCGGCAGGTGATGTGGGACGCGTTGCTCGACTGCGCGGGTACGTCAGCCGAGGCCCAGCAGGCCGCTCTGTCGCTCGTCACACCGTTGATGCGCTACGTCGACTACGCCAGCACCCATGCCGCGCAGGCCTACGTCGAGTACCAGCAGCATGTGGTGGCGGACGCGGACCGGGAACGCAGGGACCTCCTGGACCAGCTCCTGGCGGGCGTGGCACCGACGCGCGGTCCGCTCCTGGCCGCGGCCCAGGCGTACGGCCTCGGACCGCGCTCGCCGATGATGGCGGTCGTGGCGGTGTGCGTGGGGGACACACGCACGGGCGACCACGCCTCGGCCGAGAACGGGTATGCCACCAGCGCGTCGATCAGTGTCGCGGGGCCCTGGGCCGGCCGGACGCTGGTCGTCGTGCGCCACGGCGAGGTGGTGGCCGTACCCGTGCTCCGGGCCGGCATGGACGCGGACGACATATGCGCCCACTTCGAGGCCGTGCAGCAGCGGCTCGCGCGCCAGGGCACCATGCTCTGCATGGGCATCAGCACGGTCGCCCGGGGTGCCGCCGAACTGCCCCGGGCCTACGAGGAGGCGCGGGCCGCCCTCGACCTGGTGCCGAGCGCGGGCGGAGTGGCGGCACTGCCGCGACTGTCCCCCTTCGACTACCTGGCTCTGCGCGCCGACGACCTCGCGCGTCAACTGGTCGATCCCCGCGTGCGGGCGCTCCTGGAGGAGGACCGCGAACGCGGCGACACACTGGCCACCACCATCAGGGCCTTCGCGGAGGCGGACCTCAACCTGCGGCTGGCCGCCGGCCGGCTGCGGGTGCACCACAACACGGCGCACTACCGGCTGCGTCGGATCGAGGAACGCACCGGCCGCAATCCGCGCCGGATCGCCGACCTGCTGGAACTGCTGGTCGCCCTCGCCATCCGTGACGGGGACGGGGAGAGTGAGGAGTGCCAGTGA
- a CDS encoding TetR/AcrR family transcriptional regulator, whose amino-acid sequence MSGIMESAGTEAARRLPGGRGSSDLPEGAAGQDRSTRHALLDAALDVFTERGYTDAGLTEIAARSGIPVGTLFQHYGGKRGLYLTLWEEFREEQEHRTAATLAAERSGGTADPVALFVAGARAYLEGAWDNRKLGRLFADDDGPAGFDALRRQWDRAWVRRNARLLEVDERRRAGRVRVSVLTTVIGGAARELGDCGDETEAREIVDEVCGILIHLSARAG is encoded by the coding sequence GTGAGCGGGATCATGGAGTCCGCGGGGACCGAGGCCGCACGTCGACTGCCGGGCGGTCGGGGGAGTTCGGACCTGCCGGAGGGGGCCGCAGGGCAGGACCGGTCGACGCGGCACGCGCTGCTGGACGCCGCCTTGGATGTGTTCACCGAGCGTGGTTACACCGACGCCGGCCTCACCGAGATCGCGGCGCGCTCCGGCATCCCGGTAGGCACACTCTTCCAGCACTACGGCGGAAAGCGAGGGCTCTACCTCACCCTGTGGGAGGAGTTCCGGGAGGAACAGGAGCACCGGACCGCGGCCACGCTGGCCGCCGAACGCAGCGGTGGTACGGCCGACCCCGTCGCCCTCTTCGTGGCGGGAGCCAGGGCGTACCTGGAGGGCGCCTGGGACAACCGGAAGCTGGGCAGGCTCTTCGCGGACGACGACGGCCCCGCCGGTTTCGACGCGCTGCGCCGGCAGTGGGACCGCGCATGGGTACGGCGCAATGCCCGGCTGCTGGAGGTGGACGAGCGGCGACGCGCCGGCCGCGTCCGAGTGAGCGTGCTGACGACCGTCATCGGCGGGGCGGCACGTGAGCTGGGCGACTGCGGGGACGAGACGGAGGCCCGGGAGATCGTGGACGAAGTGTGCGGCATCCTGATCCATCTGTCCGCACGGGCCGGCTGA